From a region of the Impatiens glandulifera chromosome 4, dImpGla2.1, whole genome shotgun sequence genome:
- the LOC124935566 gene encoding agamous-like MADS-box protein AGL62: MTKRTSKGRQKITMAKMQNESNLQVTFSKRRIGLFKKSSELTTLCGAEMLLIVFSPAEKVFSFGHPNVDEIANRFLNIHDSSSSTKLSNETQVTQLKVAQPVSHISELNARIMEVQELLKIEKQRGEVVAQALKAGREQNWWQRSIEEMNYQQLELFKGSLTNVKNIVDQKMYEASKSLHLGATTSLNNGGESSSNGSNASAKATGFNFKL; this comes from the coding sequence ATGACGAAGAGGACTAGTAAAGGGCGTCAAAAGATTACCATGGCCAAAATGCAGAACGAGAGCAACCTTCAAGTAACCTTCTCCAAGAGAAGAATCGggttattcaagaaatcaagtGAACTTACCACACTCTGTGGGGCTGAGATGTTGCTCATTGTCTTCTCTCCGGCTGAGAAGGTGTTCTCTTTTGGTCACCCCAATGTGGATGAGATAGCTAATAGGTTCTTAAATATTCATGACTCCTCATCTTCAACGAAGCTTTCCAATGAAACACAAGTCACACAACTGAAAGTGGCTCAACCGGTGTCTCATATCAGCGAACTGAATGCTCGAATCATGGAGGTTCAAGAGTTGCTGAAGATTGAGAAGCAACGTGGAGAAGTGGTGGCTCAAGCCTTGAAAGCAGGGAGAGAACAAAATTGGTGGCAGAGATCAATTGAAGAGATGAATTATCAACAACTCGAACTTTTCAAAGGATCTTTGACGAATGTGAAGAACATTGTGGATCAAAAGATGTATGAGGCTTCCAAATCGTTGCATTTGGGTGCGACTACTAGCTTAAACAATGGTGGTGAAAGTAGTTCAAATGGGAGCAATGCTAGTGCTAAGGCCACAGGTTTCAATTTCAAGCTATAA
- the LOC124935565 gene encoding RING-H2 finger protein ATL39-like — protein MDIEIFISGIMLILGICILVIIHAWVSNRNSNSTGEDEEDEEANLNNHNSINSSRRPSMAIDDIDKLPTFEYKMELDKTNGLIMDCAVCLENFKLLDLCRLLPDCKHSFHVLCIDLWLAKTAACPICRTDVRLGKTGGEGSGAGAGGDLTEVGDGLV, from the coding sequence ATGGACATAGAGATATTCATATCTGGGATTATGTTAATTCTTGGTATTTGTATTCTTGTTATAATACACGCCTGGGTATCTAACCGGAATTCAAATTCCAccggagaagatgaagaagatgaagaagctaATCTTAATAATCACAATAGCATCAATTCAAGTCGACGACCAAGCATGGCTATAGACGACATCGACAAGCTTCCCACATTTGAATACAAGATGGAATTAGACAAAACCAATGGATTGATCATGGATTGTGCTGTTTGTTTGGAGAATTTCAAGTTACTTGATTTGTGTAGATTGTTACCTGATTGTAAACACAGCTTTCATGTCCTTTGCATTGACTTATGGCTTGCAAAGACTGCTGCTTGTCCCATTTGTAGAACTGATGTCCGGTTGGGAAAGACCGGGGGTGAAGGGAGCGGCGCCGGCGCCGGAGGCGATCTAACTGAAGTTGGAGATGGGTTGGTCTGA
- the LOC124935567 gene encoding agamous-like MADS-box protein AGL62 — MENKSNLEVTFSKRRTGLFNKSNELTTLCGAEMLVIVFSPAEKVFSFGHPSVDELADRFMGIRGSSSSMGHSHETQRLLGIESLSNINEMNARFIEVQELLKAEKTTQKGDGSSHASWT; from the coding sequence ATGGAAAACAAGAGCAACCTTGAGGTGACCTTCTCCAAAAGAAGAACCGGATTGTTCAATAAATCCAATGAACTTACGACACTTTGTGGGGCGGAGATGTTGGTGATCGTCTTCTCACCGGCGGAGAAGGTGTTCTCATTCGGTCACCCGAGTGTGGATGAGTTGGCTGATCGATTCATGGGGATTCGTGGCTCCTCTTCGTCCATGGGACATTCCCATGAGACCCAACGTTTGTTGGGGATTGAATCATTGTCCAACATTAATGAAATGAATGCTCGGTTCATCGAGGTTCAAGAGTTGTTGAAGGCTGAGAAAACGACGCAAAAAGGCGATGGATCAAGTCATGCAAGCTGGACGTGA